One segment of Synechococcus sp. HK05 DNA contains the following:
- a CDS encoding LL-diaminopimelate aminotransferase, with protein MAQVNGNYLKLKAGYLFPEIARRVKAFSEANPSAPIIRLGIGDVTEPLPEACRTAMKAAIDEMGTREGFHGYGPEQGYLWLREAIAQHDFQARGCQISAEEIFVSDGSKCDSANILDILGEGNRIAVTDPVYPVYVDSNVMAGRTGDADDAGQYGGLTYLPISAENGFTAQIPSEKVDLIYLCFPNNPTGAVATKEQLKAWVDYARANGSLILFDAAYEAFIQDPSLPHSIYEIEGARDCAIEFRSFSKNAGFTGTRCALTVVPRGLMGTAANGEQVELWALWNRRQCTKFNGVSYIVQRGAEAVYSAEGQAQVKALISFYMENAAIIRRELSAAGLQVYGGEQAPYVWIKTPEGVDSWGFFDRLLNQANVVGTPGSGFGAAGEGYFRLSAFNSRENVLEAMRRIQTALAPAAAAA; from the coding sequence ATGGCCCAGGTCAACGGCAATTACCTCAAGCTCAAGGCGGGTTATCTGTTCCCCGAGATCGCCCGGCGGGTGAAGGCCTTCAGTGAGGCCAACCCCAGTGCGCCGATCATCCGCCTGGGCATCGGCGATGTGACAGAACCGCTGCCCGAGGCCTGCCGCACCGCCATGAAGGCCGCCATCGATGAGATGGGCACCCGCGAAGGCTTCCACGGCTACGGCCCGGAGCAGGGCTACCTGTGGCTGCGCGAAGCGATCGCCCAACACGATTTCCAGGCCCGCGGCTGCCAGATTTCCGCCGAGGAGATCTTCGTCTCCGACGGCTCCAAGTGCGACAGCGCCAACATCCTCGACATCCTGGGCGAGGGCAACCGCATCGCCGTCACCGACCCGGTGTATCCGGTGTATGTGGACAGCAACGTGATGGCGGGCCGCACCGGCGATGCCGATGACGCCGGCCAATACGGCGGCCTCACCTACCTGCCGATCAGCGCCGAGAACGGCTTCACCGCGCAGATCCCGAGCGAAAAGGTGGATCTGATCTACCTCTGCTTCCCCAACAACCCCACCGGCGCGGTGGCCACCAAGGAGCAGCTCAAGGCCTGGGTGGATTACGCCCGCGCCAACGGCTCGCTGATCCTGTTTGATGCCGCCTACGAGGCCTTCATCCAGGACCCCTCCCTGCCCCACTCGATCTATGAGATCGAAGGCGCCCGCGACTGCGCGATCGAATTCCGCTCCTTCTCCAAGAACGCCGGCTTCACCGGCACCCGCTGCGCCCTCACCGTGGTGCCCCGCGGCCTGATGGGCACCGCCGCCAATGGCGAGCAGGTGGAGCTCTGGGCCCTGTGGAACCGCCGCCAGTGCACCAAGTTCAACGGCGTGAGCTACATCGTGCAGCGCGGCGCTGAAGCGGTGTATTCCGCTGAAGGCCAGGCCCAGGTGAAGGCGCTGATCAGCTTCTACATGGAGAACGCCGCGATCATCCGCCGCGAACTGAGTGCTGCCGGCCTGCAGGTGTACGGAGGAGAACAGGCTCCATACGTGTGGATCAAAACACCTGAGGGCGTGGATTCCTGGGGCTTCTTTGATCGACTGCTCAACCAGGCCAACGTGGTGGGCACCCCCGGCAGCGGCTTCGGCGCCGCCGGCGAGGGCTACTTCCGTCTCTCGGCCTTCAACAGCCGCGAGAACGTGCTGGAAGCCATGCGCCGCATCCAGACAGCGCTGGCTCCCGCAGCCGCTGCGGCCTGA
- the cofG gene encoding 7,8-didemethyl-8-hydroxy-5-deazariboflavin synthase subunit CofG produces the protein MASDLVTWSPSVTLVPSHGCFNACDYCSFRIPLDQAAPLGVPEAEARLMARPGAAEVLLLSGEVAPDSPTRGSWFARLLQLSRLALAHGRLPHTNAGPLSRHEMAALARLNPSMGLMLEGVGPAYDALHRRAPSKTLAMRLGQLEQAGRLGVPFTTGLLLGVGETMADRARALELLAAVQRRWGHIQEVILQPWRPDGEAARPLSSLEQRDLLDVIAMARELLPAEVHLQTPPNLWPLAQLPVVLEAGINDLGGIDCVDVINPAYPQPTPEALRQLLAPLGWRLEPRTCVHRHWWPLLPAALRRHVEQRARLLASNAA, from the coding sequence ATGGCAAGCGATCTGGTGACGTGGAGTCCCAGCGTCACCCTGGTGCCCAGCCACGGCTGCTTCAACGCGTGCGACTACTGCAGCTTCAGGATTCCGCTCGATCAGGCCGCCCCTCTGGGGGTGCCGGAGGCCGAGGCCCGCCTGATGGCCCGCCCGGGGGCGGCGGAGGTGTTGCTCCTGAGCGGTGAGGTGGCCCCCGACTCCCCCACGCGCGGGTCTTGGTTTGCCCGCCTGCTGCAGCTCAGTCGTTTGGCCCTCGCCCACGGGCGTTTGCCGCACACCAATGCCGGGCCCCTCTCGCGTCATGAGATGGCTGCCTTGGCGCGTCTCAATCCCTCGATGGGGCTGATGCTGGAAGGGGTCGGCCCCGCCTACGACGCCCTGCACCGCCGTGCCCCCAGCAAAACTCTGGCGATGCGGCTGGGGCAGTTGGAGCAGGCCGGCCGGCTGGGTGTGCCATTCACCACAGGCCTGTTGCTCGGCGTTGGCGAAACCATGGCGGATCGTGCGCGCGCCCTCGAGCTGCTGGCGGCGGTGCAGCGCCGATGGGGCCACATCCAAGAGGTGATCCTTCAGCCTTGGCGGCCCGATGGCGAGGCCGCCCGGCCCCTGAGCTCCCTCGAGCAGCGGGATCTTCTCGATGTGATCGCCATGGCGCGCGAGCTTCTGCCCGCTGAGGTGCATCTGCAAACGCCCCCCAACCTTTGGCCCCTAGCGCAGTTGCCTGTGGTGCTCGAGGCCGGCATCAACGATTTGGGCGGCATCGATTGCGTGGATGTGATCAATCCGGCCTATCCGCAGCCCACCCCTGAGGCGTTGCGCCAGCTGCTGGCTCCCCTGGGTTGGCGTCTGGAGCCCCGCACCTGTGTGCACCGCCACTGGTGGCCTCTGCTGCCGGCTGCCCTGAGGCGGCACGTGGAGCAGCGGGCGCGCTTGTTAGCGTCCAATGCGGCCTAG
- a CDS encoding photosystem II high light acclimation radical SAM protein, translating to MQHASPEDQRVLLVRLPCNPIFPIGPVYLADHIHKQFPQVEQRLLDLAAVPLLDVEAVLREQIERFQPSLLVFSWRDIQIYAPVDGRGGNPLQNSFEVFYARNPLKRLRGALGGLRLMGSFYGELWRNLRLVRRGLRIARRFQPKARAVLGGGAVSVFYEQLGRQLPRGTVVSVGEGEPLLDKLIRGESLEGERCFIAGEEPKPGLIHEQPAGMEKTACDYSYIASIWPQLDWYLDGGDFYVGVQTKRGCPHNCCYCVYTVVEGKAVRVNPVEEVIAEMRQLYAKGVRGFWFTDAQFIPARRYIDDAKDLLRAIQAEGWSDIRWAAYIRADNLDAELAELMVATGMDYFEIGITSGSQELVRKMRMGYNLRTVLENCRLLARAGFREHVSVNYSFNVIDERPETIRQTVAYHRELERIFGADKVEPAIFFIGLQPHTHLEQYGFDQGLIKPGYNPMSMLPWTARQLLWNPEPMGSTFGRICLEAFERNPADFGRTVMDLLERDYGLAPLEEALHAPVEGRRALATATR from the coding sequence GTGCAACACGCCTCCCCGGAGGACCAGCGGGTGCTGTTGGTGCGCCTGCCCTGTAATCCCATTTTTCCGATCGGCCCGGTCTACTTGGCTGATCACATCCATAAGCAGTTTCCCCAGGTTGAGCAGCGGCTCCTTGATCTGGCGGCGGTGCCGCTACTGGATGTTGAAGCTGTGCTGCGCGAGCAAATCGAACGGTTTCAGCCCTCGCTGCTGGTGTTCTCCTGGCGCGATATTCAGATTTATGCGCCGGTGGATGGGCGCGGCGGCAATCCGCTGCAGAACTCCTTTGAGGTGTTCTATGCCCGCAATCCGCTGAAGCGCCTGCGCGGCGCCCTGGGTGGCTTGCGCTTGATGGGGTCGTTTTATGGCGAGCTGTGGCGCAATCTGCGCCTGGTGCGCCGCGGCCTGCGGATTGCCCGCCGCTTCCAGCCCAAGGCCCGCGCGGTGCTCGGTGGTGGTGCGGTGAGCGTCTTTTACGAGCAGTTGGGTCGCCAATTGCCCCGCGGCACGGTGGTGTCGGTGGGAGAAGGGGAGCCGCTGCTGGACAAGCTGATTCGGGGCGAGTCGCTGGAGGGTGAGCGCTGCTTCATCGCCGGCGAGGAGCCCAAGCCCGGCCTGATCCACGAGCAGCCGGCGGGCATGGAGAAAACAGCCTGCGATTACAGCTACATCGCTTCGATCTGGCCCCAGCTCGACTGGTACCTCGATGGGGGCGACTTCTACGTGGGCGTGCAGACCAAGCGCGGCTGCCCCCACAACTGCTGCTACTGCGTGTACACGGTGGTGGAAGGCAAGGCGGTGCGCGTGAACCCCGTGGAGGAGGTGATCGCCGAGATGCGCCAGCTCTACGCCAAGGGCGTGCGGGGTTTCTGGTTCACCGATGCCCAGTTCATCCCGGCGCGGCGCTACATCGACGACGCCAAGGACTTGCTGCGGGCGATTCAGGCTGAGGGTTGGAGCGACATCCGCTGGGCCGCCTACATCCGCGCCGACAACCTCGATGCCGAGCTGGCGGAGCTGATGGTGGCCACCGGCATGGACTACTTCGAGATCGGCATTACCTCCGGTTCCCAGGAGCTCGTGCGCAAGATGCGCATGGGCTACAACCTCCGCACCGTTCTGGAAAACTGCCGGCTGCTGGCCCGCGCCGGTTTCCGGGAGCACGTGTCGGTCAACTACTCGTTCAACGTGATCGACGAGCGTCCGGAGACGATTCGCCAAACCGTGGCGTACCACCGCGAGCTCGAGCGCATCTTCGGTGCCGACAAGGTGGAGCCGGCGATCTTCTTCATCGGCCTGCAGCCCCACACGCACCTGGAGCAGTACGGCTTCGACCAGGGCCTGATCAAGCCCGGCTACAACCCGATGAGCATGCTCCCCTGGACGGCTCGCCAGCTGCTCTGGAACCCCGAGCCGATGGGCAGCACCTTCGGCCGCATTTGCCTGGAGGCGTTCGAGCGCAACCCCGCTGATTTCGGCCGCACGGTGATGGATCTGCTCGAGCGCGACTACGGCTTGGCTCCTCTGGAGGAGGCGTTGCATGCCCCGGTGGAGGGGCGGCGTGCCTTGGCGACCGCCACGCGCTGA
- the clpS gene encoding ATP-dependent Clp protease adapter ClpS has translation MPRSTPCTAAFTATQTPGRESGGAAVMEKAPERVRKPSPRYKVLLHNDPVNTMEYVVGTLRQVVPSLSEQDAIAVMLEAHNTGVGLVIVCDIEPAEFYCETLKAKGLSSTIEPEE, from the coding sequence ATGCCTCGATCCACCCCCTGCACAGCCGCTTTCACCGCCACCCAAACGCCCGGCCGTGAAAGCGGCGGCGCAGCCGTGATGGAGAAAGCGCCGGAGCGGGTACGCAAGCCCTCACCCCGCTACAAAGTGCTGCTCCACAACGACCCGGTGAACACCATGGAATACGTGGTGGGCACCCTGAGGCAGGTGGTGCCCTCGCTCAGCGAGCAGGACGCCATCGCCGTGATGCTGGAAGCCCACAACACCGGGGTGGGCCTGGTGATCGTGTGCGATATCGAGCCCGCTGAGTTCTATTGCGAAACGCTCAAGGCCAAAGGCCTGAGCAGCACGATCGAACCCGAGGAGTGA
- a CDS encoding response regulator transcription factor, with protein MTASTAQPPATSSHPDARVWVVDDDRDLLSLLEERFNSCGWQARSFENSDGLDEALRDEMPHVLVLDRLLPGQSGTHLLERLRGQGHRFPVLMLSALGAADERIEGLETGADDYMAKPFLWRELQLRLERLLDYRRELTPQRPPEQIFRINTLLFDPARLELQGPTGVVNSLSRGDASLLSFFCLSPGIAFEREQLCQATGSLVDATNSRSIDVRISKLRKLLNSCKRGSGRMIEAVRGRGYRLNAEVQIEPQA; from the coding sequence ATGACGGCATCCACCGCGCAACCGCCGGCAACCTCAAGCCATCCCGATGCCCGGGTGTGGGTGGTGGACGACGATCGCGATCTCCTCTCGCTGTTGGAGGAACGCTTCAACAGCTGCGGCTGGCAGGCCCGGAGCTTTGAAAACAGCGACGGCCTCGATGAGGCCTTGCGCGATGAGATGCCGCATGTGCTGGTGCTGGATCGGCTGCTGCCTGGCCAGAGCGGCACCCACCTCCTGGAGCGTTTGCGCGGGCAGGGCCATCGCTTCCCGGTGCTGATGCTCTCCGCGCTGGGAGCCGCCGATGAACGCATCGAGGGCCTGGAAACCGGTGCCGACGACTACATGGCCAAACCCTTCCTGTGGCGTGAGCTGCAGCTGCGGCTGGAGCGCCTGCTCGACTACCGCCGTGAGCTCACACCGCAACGGCCTCCCGAGCAGATCTTCCGGATCAACACCCTGCTGTTTGATCCCGCACGACTGGAACTGCAGGGCCCCACGGGTGTGGTGAACAGCCTCAGCCGCGGTGATGCCTCGCTGCTCAGCTTCTTCTGCCTCTCACCCGGCATTGCCTTTGAACGCGAACAGCTCTGCCAGGCCACCGGCAGCTTGGTGGATGCCACCAACAGCCGCAGCATCGATGTGCGCATCTCCAAGCTGCGCAAATTGCTCAACAGCTGCAAGCGCGGCAGCGGCCGCATGATCGAAGCGGTGCGCGGCCGGGGCTATCGCCTCAACGCCGAGGTGCAGATCGAGCCCCAGGCCTGA
- a CDS encoding TIGR03960 family B12-binding radical SAM protein — MTVAPAQPAGASADAPVDFAALVDRSIAKPGRYLGNELGVQARDWDQAWPAAGVRWALTYPEIYEVGSSNTGHIILYSILNSVPGQLCDRSYLPGPDLAERLRERGEALFAVESRRPLPAFDILGFSLSYELGATNILSMLELAQIPIRAADRGNLPLADPAAPPLIFAGGPTATSNPEPFAAFFDFVVLGDGEEVLPEIGLVVAEAKAAGLSRRELLIDLAQVPGVYVPSLYGPGPDGVTQVPLRPGVPARVLRRTATPMPHYAMGLVPHIETVHDRLTVEIRRGCTRGCRFCQPGMLTRPARDVEPEAVIEAIETGMERTGYSDFSLLSLSCSDYLALPAVGVELRNRLADKNVSLTLPSQRVDRFDENIAHILGGTRKAGLTFAPEAGTQRLRDIVNKGLTDAELLRGIRTAMESGYRKVKLYFMIGLPGETDADVIGIADTCRSLQQQCRDLGRLELNLTISNFTPKPHTPFQWHSVSTAEFQRRQQLLRDELRRMRGIKTNYTDIRLSAMEDFVGRGDRRLAPVIEAAWRAGAGLDAWFEAADRTYEAWTSAIEAAGLGGRYRDLEMGEWSAAEGMDPDDLAAFCGQPLPWDHIDSGVEKTWLANDLRQALAAAVVPDCSFDGCSSCGVCGPELGHNVVVPPPPIPEQRPQRAPASERVERLRFRFSKTGSLALLSHLDLVRLMERALRRSGLPVSFTGGFHPLPRVQFALALPLGAEAEGEWMDIEFTRGLDPAEALHQLQLQLPEGFALLQVEPVAVSGASLSQELVGAHWQLELRPVADRPAVEAWQAAAAALLASESWIWHDTDKKGRPRQRDCRPFLQSLEVRAAAADGVVLRYGAVVDPAGRSLRPEQLQHWFAQQLDAELEMVSLRRESLQLRQS; from the coding sequence GTGACCGTTGCTCCAGCTCAGCCGGCCGGTGCTTCAGCAGATGCGCCTGTGGATTTCGCGGCCCTGGTGGACCGCAGCATCGCCAAGCCCGGCCGCTACCTCGGCAATGAGCTGGGGGTGCAGGCCCGCGACTGGGATCAGGCCTGGCCGGCCGCCGGCGTGCGCTGGGCGCTCACCTACCCCGAGATCTACGAGGTGGGCTCGAGCAACACCGGCCACATCATTCTCTATTCGATCCTCAACAGCGTTCCGGGCCAGCTGTGCGACCGCAGCTATCTGCCCGGGCCAGATCTGGCCGAGCGGCTGCGCGAGCGCGGTGAGGCGCTCTTTGCGGTGGAGAGCCGCCGGCCCCTGCCCGCCTTCGACATCCTCGGCTTCTCCCTCAGCTACGAGCTCGGTGCCACCAACATCCTTTCGATGCTGGAGCTGGCGCAGATCCCGATCCGCGCGGCCGATCGCGGCAATCTGCCTCTGGCGGATCCGGCGGCGCCACCGTTGATCTTTGCTGGGGGCCCCACCGCCACCAGCAACCCCGAGCCCTTTGCGGCCTTTTTCGATTTCGTGGTGCTGGGGGATGGCGAAGAGGTGCTGCCCGAGATCGGGCTTGTGGTGGCTGAAGCCAAGGCGGCTGGGCTGAGCCGCCGCGAGCTGCTGATCGATCTGGCTCAGGTGCCCGGGGTGTATGTGCCCTCGCTCTACGGCCCCGGCCCTGATGGCGTCACCCAGGTGCCGCTCCGACCCGGGGTGCCAGCCCGGGTGCTGCGGCGCACCGCCACGCCGATGCCCCACTACGCCATGGGGCTGGTGCCCCATATCGAAACAGTGCATGACCGGCTCACGGTGGAGATCCGCCGCGGCTGCACCCGCGGTTGCCGCTTCTGCCAGCCGGGCATGCTCACCCGCCCCGCCCGCGATGTGGAACCCGAAGCGGTGATCGAGGCGATCGAAACCGGCATGGAGCGCACCGGCTATTCCGATTTCTCGCTGCTCTCCCTCAGCTGCTCTGACTACCTCGCCCTACCTGCGGTGGGCGTGGAGCTGCGCAACCGCTTGGCCGATAAGAACGTGAGCCTCACCCTGCCCAGCCAGCGGGTGGATCGCTTCGACGAGAACATCGCCCACATCCTTGGCGGCACCCGCAAGGCGGGCCTCACCTTCGCGCCGGAGGCCGGCACCCAGCGCCTGCGCGACATCGTGAACAAGGGCCTCACCGATGCCGAGCTGCTGCGGGGCATCCGCACCGCCATGGAGAGCGGTTACCGCAAGGTGAAGCTGTATTTCATGATCGGCCTGCCGGGGGAAACCGATGCCGATGTGATCGGCATTGCCGACACCTGCCGCTCCCTCCAGCAGCAGTGCCGTGATCTGGGGCGGCTGGAGCTGAACCTCACGATCAGCAATTTCACGCCCAAACCGCATACGCCGTTTCAGTGGCACAGCGTGAGCACGGCGGAATTCCAGCGCCGCCAGCAGCTGCTGCGCGATGAGCTGCGGCGGATGCGCGGCATCAAAACCAATTACACCGATATCCGCCTCTCGGCGATGGAAGACTTCGTGGGCCGCGGCGATCGCCGCCTCGCTCCGGTGATCGAAGCGGCTTGGCGCGCAGGCGCGGGCCTCGATGCTTGGTTTGAAGCGGCGGATCGCACCTATGAGGCTTGGACCTCCGCGATCGAGGCGGCGGGGCTCGGGGGGCGCTACCGCGACCTGGAGATGGGGGAGTGGAGTGCGGCCGAAGGCATGGACCCCGACGATCTCGCCGCCTTTTGCGGCCAGCCCCTGCCCTGGGATCACATCGATTCCGGTGTGGAGAAAACCTGGCTAGCGAACGACCTACGCCAGGCCCTGGCCGCCGCTGTGGTGCCGGATTGCTCCTTTGATGGCTGCAGCAGCTGTGGGGTCTGCGGCCCCGAGCTGGGTCACAACGTGGTGGTGCCGCCGCCGCCGATCCCGGAGCAGCGGCCCCAGCGGGCGCCGGCCAGTGAGCGGGTGGAGCGGTTGCGCTTCCGCTTCAGCAAAACTGGCTCCCTGGCGCTGCTCAGCCATCTGGATCTGGTGCGACTGATGGAGCGGGCCCTGCGCCGCAGCGGTTTGCCAGTGAGCTTCACAGGCGGCTTCCATCCCCTGCCGCGGGTGCAGTTCGCCCTGGCTCTGCCCCTGGGGGCAGAGGCCGAGGGTGAATGGATGGACATTGAATTCACCCGCGGGCTTGATCCCGCCGAGGCGCTGCATCAGCTCCAGCTCCAGCTCCCCGAAGGATTTGCCCTGCTGCAGGTGGAGCCGGTGGCTGTGTCTGGCGCGAGCCTGTCGCAGGAGCTGGTGGGTGCCCACTGGCAGCTGGAGTTGCGCCCTGTAGCCGATCGCCCCGCGGTGGAGGCCTGGCAGGCGGCGGCGGCGGCGTTGCTCGCCAGCGAGAGCTGGATCTGGCACGACACCGATAAAAAAGGTCGACCGCGGCAGCGCGACTGTCGCCCCTTCCTCCAGAGCCTGGAGGTGCGCGCGGCGGCGGCGGATGGCGTCGTGCTGCGCTATGGCGCGGTGGTGGATCCGGCGGGCCGAAGTTTGCGGCCCGAGCAGCTGCAGCACTGGTTTGCCCAACAGCTCGACGCCGAGCTGGAGATGGTGAGCTTGCGCCGCGAATCCCTGCAGCTTCGGCAGAGCTGA
- a CDS encoding CPBP family glutamic-type intramembrane protease, whose product MSTSAPERPRLHWWGTVLYPAGLVALFLGLQMLLGLLGVPAAQRATLAALPSVAALLASLPWRLQRAWGVADAWRCLGVSGSPSALLKALLRGVIKAVLLLALVLVCLQLTGDLSWQPRLTAGLLLNGLALGLGVGFAEEVLFRGWLLGELQLLLGAQRALWLQAACFSLVHTRFNLPPLLLLGLLLGLLLLGLALGLQRRADHGLIWGAIGLHGGLVAGWFVLVQGVVLIDADAPVWLTGPDNPIGGIEGLVGLALLLVVRRPWWNTASSTSAP is encoded by the coding sequence GTGAGCACCAGCGCACCAGAGCGCCCGAGGCTGCATTGGTGGGGCACCGTGCTCTACCCGGCTGGTTTGGTGGCTCTGTTCCTGGGGCTGCAGATGCTGCTGGGGCTGCTCGGTGTTCCTGCCGCGCAGCGGGCCACCCTTGCCGCCCTGCCCAGCGTGGCCGCCTTGCTCGCCAGCCTGCCCTGGCGGCTCCAGCGCGCCTGGGGCGTGGCGGATGCCTGGCGCTGCCTGGGCGTGAGCGGCAGCCCATCGGCTCTGCTGAAGGCCCTGCTGCGGGGGGTGATCAAGGCGGTGCTGCTGCTGGCGCTGGTGCTGGTCTGCCTGCAGCTCACTGGAGATCTCAGCTGGCAGCCCCGGCTCACGGCCGGCTTGCTGCTGAATGGCTTAGCCCTCGGTTTGGGCGTGGGATTCGCCGAGGAAGTGCTGTTCCGCGGTTGGCTGCTGGGAGAACTGCAACTGCTGCTCGGAGCGCAACGGGCCCTTTGGCTGCAGGCGGCTTGCTTCAGCTTGGTGCACACCCGCTTCAACCTGCCGCCCCTGCTCCTGCTCGGGCTGCTGCTTGGGCTCCTGCTGCTGGGCCTCGCCCTCGGGCTCCAGCGCCGCGCCGACCATGGCCTGATCTGGGGGGCGATTGGTCTGCACGGCGGACTGGTCGCCGGCTGGTTTGTGTTGGTGCAGGGAGTGGTGCTGATTGATGCCGACGCGCCGGTCTGGCTCACCGGGCCTGACAACCCGATCGGCGGGATCGAAGGGCTCGTAGGGCTTGCGCTTTTGCTGGTTGTGCGCAGACCTTGGTGGAATACAGCCAGCAGCACCAGCGCACCATGA
- a CDS encoding sensor histidine kinase KdpD, with protein sequence MRAGANRFRGFTGGDSLRLLLCVASAWAGSFALLSLGMPKLLQTTTTQAISLSLARQANQLHGHPAGSGQQRPLRIWAAVQPPPESLPAQGQEAEALRSSLRDAGLAGPLRRDPPSQRSWLGGYWLAVQRSTAANPQLWVYASPGTALPWLWPAIRIGSLMLGGSSGMALFLQWQLQRPIQQLLRQLPAIPSGELELVPEGGMGAMRELSIRINRVLEQLNQQHESRRRFLQGLAHDLGSPLTRLSMRVERLEDQASEPTAWNDALPQLRVEIDRLISLTHLLQEAAGEQTEPFRPRLSALDELCERVAASYPQQPIDLAVPRLLVRLDQALIERALQNLIDNAIRYGAPPIRLAAQQQRNSVVLLVEDGGRGLSSANLLGMPRIAPADDRQQRNRSGVGLTIVERCCQLHGGRLALNRSSLGGLQAELHLPQS encoded by the coding sequence ATGAGGGCGGGAGCCAACCGATTTCGAGGCTTCACCGGCGGCGACAGCCTGCGCTTGCTCCTGTGTGTGGCCAGTGCCTGGGCAGGCAGCTTTGCCCTGCTCAGCCTGGGGATGCCCAAGCTCCTGCAAACCACCACCACCCAGGCGATCAGTTTGAGCCTGGCTCGCCAGGCCAACCAATTACACGGCCACCCCGCCGGAAGCGGACAACAACGCCCTCTGCGCATCTGGGCAGCCGTACAACCCCCACCGGAGAGCCTTCCGGCCCAAGGACAAGAGGCCGAAGCTCTGCGCAGCAGTCTTAGGGATGCCGGCCTGGCCGGTCCTTTGCGCAGGGATCCCCCCAGCCAACGCAGCTGGCTCGGGGGCTACTGGTTGGCGGTACAGCGCTCCACGGCAGCAAACCCGCAGCTGTGGGTGTACGCCAGCCCCGGCACGGCGCTGCCCTGGCTCTGGCCGGCGATCCGGATCGGAAGTCTGATGCTGGGGGGCAGCAGCGGAATGGCGCTGTTTCTGCAATGGCAGCTGCAACGGCCGATCCAACAACTGCTCAGACAACTCCCGGCCATCCCCTCCGGCGAACTGGAGCTGGTGCCCGAAGGGGGTATGGGCGCGATGCGCGAGCTGAGCATTCGGATCAACCGCGTGCTCGAGCAGCTCAACCAACAACACGAATCACGCCGCCGCTTTCTGCAGGGCCTCGCCCATGACCTGGGCAGCCCACTGACCCGGCTGTCGATGCGGGTGGAACGGCTGGAGGACCAAGCGAGCGAACCCACCGCCTGGAACGACGCCCTGCCGCAGCTGCGGGTGGAGATCGATCGGCTGATCAGCCTCACCCATTTGCTGCAAGAGGCCGCCGGCGAGCAAACAGAACCGTTCCGGCCGCGGTTGAGCGCCCTCGATGAACTGTGTGAACGGGTGGCAGCCAGCTATCCCCAGCAGCCGATCGACCTCGCCGTGCCCAGACTGCTGGTGCGCCTGGATCAGGCCCTGATCGAGCGAGCCCTGCAAAACCTGATCGACAACGCGATTCGCTACGGCGCCCCTCCGATCCGCCTGGCTGCGCAACAGCAGCGCAACAGCGTGGTGCTGCTGGTGGAAGACGGCGGTCGCGGCTTGAGCAGCGCCAATCTGCTCGGCATGCCGCGCATCGCCCCCGCCGATGACCGGCAGCAACGCAACCGGTCGGGCGTGGGGCTCACCATCGTGGAGCGCTGCTGCCAGTTGCATGGTGGGCGCCTTGCCCTGAATCGCTCCTCCCTGGGGGGATTACAGGCCGAACTGCACCTGCCCCAAAGCTGA